A stretch of Hyalangium gracile DNA encodes these proteins:
- a CDS encoding DUF2652 domain-containing protein, with amino-acid sequence MAIEKALLLIADIGGYTRFMKQHRFSLAHAQETVAQLLEAVIDASGQFKLAKLEGDAAFFYATGTNYTALSRQLADIRRAFLARREQLIIDRMCKCDGCMQVSSLTLKFVTHAGEVAFQRVKHLTELAGMDVILVHRMLKNDVPVREYVLMTDPVLEKLDPELRRFTRGLEHEFEGVGRTATHYIDLNEIAAELPAALAPSVPRKLWHKLGLELSSLKYLLGFKEPCQDFRNVEIVDKPSE; translated from the coding sequence ATGGCGATCGAGAAGGCGCTGCTGCTCATCGCGGACATCGGCGGGTACACCCGCTTCATGAAGCAGCACCGCTTCAGCCTCGCTCACGCGCAGGAGACGGTGGCGCAGCTGCTGGAGGCCGTCATCGACGCGTCTGGCCAGTTCAAGCTCGCCAAGCTCGAGGGGGACGCGGCCTTCTTCTACGCCACGGGGACCAACTACACCGCCTTGTCCCGGCAGCTCGCCGACATCCGCCGCGCCTTCCTCGCCCGGCGCGAGCAGCTCATCATCGACCGCATGTGCAAGTGCGACGGGTGCATGCAGGTGTCCTCGCTGACGCTCAAGTTCGTCACCCATGCCGGCGAGGTCGCCTTCCAGCGGGTGAAGCACCTCACCGAGCTGGCGGGCATGGACGTCATCCTGGTGCACCGGATGCTCAAGAACGACGTGCCCGTGCGCGAGTACGTGCTGATGACGGACCCGGTGCTCGAGAAGCTCGATCCGGAGCTGCGCCGCTTCACCCGGGGGCTCGAGCACGAGTTCGAGGGCGTGGGCCGCACGGCCACCCACTACATCGATCTGAACGAGATCGCCGCGGAGCTGCCTGCGGCGCTGGCGCCCAGCGTGCCACGCAAGCTGTGGCACAAGCTGGGGCTGGAGCTGAGCTCGCTGAAGTACCTGCTCGGCTTCAAGGAGCCCTGCCAGGACTTCCGCAACGTCGAGATCGTGGACAAGCCGAGCGAGTGA
- the pbpC gene encoding penicillin-binding protein 1C, which translates to MRLPRLTRRRLAVALLLLLALGGVGWGAAWLVPLPERLSSPHSVVIEYRDGTPAHVFLAPDERWRVPTRTQDIDPAYLRALLALEDKRFAWHPGVDPLAVARAVVSNVTKGRRVSGASTLTMQLVRVLEPRPRTLVSKVIESFRAMQLELRLSKDEILANYLQFVPYGRNVEGVEAAALAYFGHRATHLSPAEIATLLAVPQNPNRRFPTPQNGARLKAARDEVARRLLEETALPLGPPEARARPEEVLAEVRNTPVPRELVPFPREAPHAAMWLRARRPELSRLRTTLEAGTQRLAERLMRDASAELATKGVHNGVVVVVDHERAEVLALVGSFDFFDARHGGQIIGFDTPRSPGSALKPVLYAMGIDRGLVLPEHLVADIPESYGGYAPRNFDGRFMGLVRMEYALSQSLNLPFVNLLGRIGVERFLGTLRQAGVDSLQPDPGFYGLSAAVGGLEVTPLELAGVYVALAQEGRTRPLKVLDDGKPAAEPRELFSPGASWLTRRSLALRDRPDFPARRQLTGMPAQVHWKTGTSFGHRDAWAAGSGPRHTAVVWLGNFDNTPSVHLVGSEAAGPLLFDLLEAVGPRGRASVKEDRVPPADLAEVEVCSYSGHLPTDACKDRKAVYARRSAVPTQPCPYHQRVEVDAKTGLAVSPVCRAGRETESRVYLTWPSSIRRWLTEQHRSLPEPPAHAPGCEPGGAEHAPEILSPSEGQVALLIPGVSADQQEVPLEAEAAHDRELTWFVNGKFLGKAKADERLWWTPAVGTNEILVTDDRGLSSRRLLVVRERP; encoded by the coding sequence ATGCGTCTGCCTCGCCTCACCCGGAGAAGGCTCGCCGTGGCACTGCTCCTCCTCCTCGCCCTGGGCGGGGTGGGGTGGGGGGCGGCGTGGCTCGTGCCGCTGCCCGAGCGTCTCTCGTCGCCGCACTCGGTGGTCATCGAGTACCGGGACGGGACTCCGGCGCACGTCTTCCTCGCGCCGGACGAGCGGTGGCGCGTCCCCACGCGAACGCAGGACATCGACCCGGCCTACCTCCGGGCGCTGCTCGCGCTGGAGGACAAGCGCTTCGCCTGGCACCCGGGGGTGGATCCGCTGGCGGTGGCGCGCGCGGTGGTGTCCAACGTGACGAAGGGGCGCCGCGTGTCCGGCGCCTCCACGCTCACCATGCAGCTGGTGCGTGTGCTGGAGCCCCGGCCTCGCACCCTCGTATCCAAGGTCATCGAGTCCTTCCGGGCGATGCAGCTCGAGCTGCGCCTGTCCAAGGACGAGATCCTGGCCAACTACCTCCAGTTCGTCCCCTACGGGCGCAACGTGGAGGGCGTGGAGGCGGCGGCGCTGGCCTACTTCGGGCACCGCGCCACGCACCTGAGCCCGGCGGAGATCGCCACGCTGCTCGCCGTGCCGCAGAACCCCAACCGGCGCTTCCCCACGCCGCAGAACGGGGCGCGGCTGAAGGCGGCGCGGGACGAGGTGGCGCGTCGGCTGCTGGAGGAGACGGCGCTGCCGCTGGGGCCCCCGGAGGCCCGGGCCAGGCCCGAGGAGGTGCTCGCGGAGGTGCGCAACACCCCCGTCCCGCGCGAGCTGGTGCCCTTCCCCCGGGAGGCGCCGCACGCGGCGATGTGGCTGCGCGCGCGGAGGCCCGAGCTGTCGCGGCTGCGCACCACGCTGGAGGCGGGCACGCAGCGGCTGGCCGAGCGGCTGATGCGCGACGCGTCGGCGGAGCTGGCCACGAAGGGCGTCCACAACGGGGTGGTGGTGGTGGTGGACCACGAGCGCGCCGAGGTGCTCGCGCTGGTGGGCAGCTTCGACTTCTTCGATGCCCGGCACGGCGGGCAGATCATCGGCTTCGACACGCCGCGCTCGCCCGGCTCGGCGCTCAAGCCGGTGCTCTACGCGATGGGGATCGATCGCGGGCTGGTGTTGCCCGAGCACCTGGTGGCGGACATCCCCGAGTCCTATGGCGGCTACGCGCCGCGCAACTTCGACGGGCGCTTCATGGGGCTGGTGCGGATGGAGTACGCGCTCTCCCAGTCGCTCAACCTGCCGTTCGTGAACCTGCTGGGGCGCATCGGCGTGGAGCGCTTCCTGGGCACGCTCCGGCAGGCCGGTGTGGACAGCCTGCAGCCCGATCCCGGCTTCTACGGCCTGTCCGCGGCCGTGGGAGGCCTGGAGGTGACGCCGCTGGAGCTGGCCGGGGTGTATGTGGCGCTCGCGCAGGAGGGCCGCACGCGCCCGCTGAAGGTGCTGGACGACGGCAAGCCCGCCGCGGAGCCGCGCGAGCTCTTCTCTCCGGGAGCCTCCTGGCTGACCCGACGCTCGCTCGCGCTGAGAGACCGGCCGGACTTCCCCGCGCGCCGCCAGCTCACGGGCATGCCCGCGCAGGTGCACTGGAAGACGGGGACGAGCTTTGGCCACCGGGACGCGTGGGCCGCGGGTTCGGGGCCCCGGCACACGGCGGTGGTGTGGCTGGGCAACTTCGACAACACCCCCAGCGTGCACCTGGTGGGCTCGGAGGCCGCCGGGCCGCTGCTCTTCGATCTGCTGGAGGCCGTAGGCCCGCGGGGGCGCGCCTCGGTCAAGGAGGACAGGGTGCCTCCCGCGGATCTCGCGGAGGTGGAGGTGTGCTCCTACTCAGGACACCTGCCCACGGACGCGTGCAAGGATCGCAAGGCGGTGTACGCGCGGCGCTCGGCGGTGCCCACGCAGCCCTGCCCCTACCACCAGCGCGTGGAGGTGGACGCGAAGACGGGGCTCGCGGTGAGCCCGGTGTGCCGCGCGGGCCGGGAGACGGAGTCCCGGGTGTATCTGACATGGCCCTCCAGCATCCGCCGCTGGCTGACGGAGCAGCACCGCAGCCTGCCCGAGCCCCCCGCCCATGCGCCCGGGTGCGAGCCGGGCGGCGCCGAGCACGCGCCGGAGATCCTCTCCCCCTCCGAGGGGCAGGTGGCGCTGCTCATCCCCGGCGTGTCGGCCGATCAGCAGGAGGTGCCGCTGGAGGCCGAGGCCGCGCACGATCGTGAGCTGACGTGGTTCGTGAACGGGAAGTTCCTGGGTAAGGCGAAGGCGGACGAGCGGCTCTGGTGGACTCCGGCCGTGGGCACCAACGAGATCCTCGTCACCGACGATCGCGGGCTCAGCTCCCGCCGGCTGCTGGTGGTGCGCGAGCGCCCCTGA
- a CDS encoding DUF2378 family protein gives MTASSQNEPVIFSQMFEALVMHAMRGKLDPEAMRSIEAAGVDLSRPLLVAYPLTVWYDTVWACAQILFPALPRTEAMYATGRKVADGYSHTTMGKALFAGLRKLGWQRALGQMARSLRTGGNFLASHANELPGGDLEITLEILPEFLPALGSHPGIDASFMRGFLDASAELIRGHDSPRFALTGTDQAARRATFLLKEKD, from the coding sequence ATGACAGCGTCCTCCCAGAACGAGCCGGTCATCTTCAGTCAGATGTTTGAGGCGCTGGTCATGCATGCCATGCGGGGCAAGCTCGACCCGGAGGCCATGCGGAGCATCGAGGCCGCCGGGGTGGACCTGAGCCGTCCGCTGCTCGTCGCCTATCCGCTCACCGTCTGGTACGACACCGTCTGGGCATGCGCGCAGATCCTCTTCCCGGCGCTGCCACGCACCGAGGCCATGTACGCCACCGGCCGCAAGGTCGCCGACGGCTACAGCCACACCACGATGGGCAAGGCGCTCTTCGCGGGGCTGCGCAAGCTGGGCTGGCAGCGCGCCCTGGGGCAGATGGCGCGCTCGCTGCGCACGGGCGGCAACTTCCTGGCGTCCCACGCCAACGAGCTGCCCGGGGGAGATCTCGAGATCACGCTGGAGATCCTCCCCGAGTTCCTCCCCGCCCTGGGCTCGCACCCCGGCATCGACGCGAGCTTCATGCGCGGCTTCCTGGATGCGTCGGCGGAGCTCATCCGAGGGCATGACTCTCCCCGGTTCGCGCTCACGGGGACGGATCAGGCAGCCCGCCGCGCCACCTTCCTCTTGAAGGAGAAGGACTGA
- a CDS encoding MAPEG family protein — MANPILGTTLLAVPATALYGALCGLLILALGLNVSRVRGKHNLFRGDGGHPELQAAIRAHGNAVEHVPLLLVLLLVAELCGGNSTLLHVFGGALIVARLLHAVGLIRGVSAIQIPGALTTYALEAALPVYVLILRPWG; from the coding sequence ATGGCAAATCCGATTCTTGGCACGACGTTGTTGGCGGTACCGGCGACGGCGCTCTATGGCGCGCTCTGTGGGCTGCTGATCCTCGCCCTGGGGCTGAACGTCAGCCGCGTGCGAGGCAAGCACAACCTCTTCCGTGGAGACGGGGGCCACCCGGAGCTCCAGGCCGCCATCCGCGCGCACGGAAACGCCGTGGAGCACGTGCCCCTCCTGCTGGTGCTGCTGCTGGTGGCCGAGCTGTGCGGTGGGAACTCGACGCTGCTCCACGTCTTCGGAGGAGCGCTGATCGTGGCGCGGCTGCTCCATGCGGTGGGGCTGATCCGAGGCGTGTCCGCCATCCAGATCCCGGGCGCGCTGACGACCTATGCCCTGGAGGCGGCGCTCCCCGTCTACGTGCTCATCCTGCGGCCCTGGGGCTGA
- a CDS encoding clostripain-related cysteine peptidase: MQRQRRLSRYAWALALALVAVSSAACGGEDPDDGPEPGPIGTPDGGSGNPDGGTNPTDPNGNPSNGTSWTVLVYMNADNDLEPFALQDLNEMMQVGSGPNFNIIVEVDRSPRYATGGVGGLPDFSDTKRIKVLPGSIQVLQEMGEVDLAAPQALSDFVTWGMQNFPADRTAILFWDHGSGWTGFGVDETTGAGQLLTLPEIEQGLRTSLGSKRVALLGFDACLMANYETALTLAPFGHYLLASEEVEPGHGWDWRSFSVARQNPGADPIALGNSIIQGFRAQANQTPSGDAAITLSLVDLNALSGLETAVKSFTDVVAAGGEARISAVGRAREGTRSYQSGSGDPTQDLHLYDLRDLVTKAAAADTALSSSAAQVQQAIGQVVKANFAGTARAGSFGLTVFFPPGATFVSPEYGQLTRAAAWRSFLQGTFTNAVSVPTFAAPKGIKWSGTTESVRISSTLATGAAASIARATLFYGLQLGSSYFLLGDEPAEVSATEAVGSWDRSLLVVSQGTNEAYAYSNIEYGSDYASLNIDFAYRASASAPVQLCIRQMVFQATSAGLVKVVDRYYLRNGNAWGELSPQPGSTLNPIVRQLFVDSQGNTTSQYVYSAQTPFVATAAGDGSMVFNMNLQFRAIAKGTPVVVALDVRNASNAGDFVIGAGSLP, from the coding sequence ATGCAGCGGCAGCGTCGTCTTTCCCGATATGCCTGGGCCCTGGCCCTGGCGCTGGTGGCCGTCAGCAGCGCGGCTTGTGGCGGAGAGGACCCGGATGATGGGCCCGAGCCTGGCCCCATCGGCACGCCGGACGGCGGCTCGGGGAATCCGGATGGTGGCACCAACCCGACCGATCCCAACGGCAACCCGAGCAACGGCACCTCGTGGACGGTGCTCGTCTACATGAACGCGGACAACGATCTCGAGCCGTTCGCCCTGCAGGATCTCAACGAGATGATGCAGGTGGGCTCGGGGCCCAACTTCAACATCATCGTCGAGGTGGACCGCAGCCCGCGCTATGCCACCGGTGGTGTCGGCGGTCTGCCGGACTTCAGCGACACCAAGCGCATCAAGGTGCTGCCCGGCAGCATCCAGGTGCTGCAGGAGATGGGAGAGGTGGATCTCGCGGCACCCCAGGCGCTCTCGGACTTCGTCACCTGGGGCATGCAGAACTTCCCCGCGGACCGCACGGCCATCCTGTTCTGGGACCATGGCAGCGGCTGGACGGGCTTCGGGGTGGACGAGACGACGGGCGCCGGCCAGCTGCTGACGCTGCCGGAGATCGAGCAGGGCCTGCGCACGTCGCTGGGGAGCAAGCGCGTGGCGCTGCTGGGCTTCGATGCGTGCCTGATGGCCAACTACGAGACGGCGCTCACCCTGGCGCCCTTCGGGCACTACCTGCTGGCCTCCGAGGAGGTCGAGCCGGGGCATGGCTGGGACTGGCGCTCCTTCTCCGTGGCGCGTCAGAACCCGGGCGCCGATCCGATTGCCCTCGGTAACAGCATCATCCAGGGGTTCCGCGCCCAGGCGAATCAGACTCCCTCGGGGGATGCCGCCATCACCCTGTCGCTGGTGGACCTGAACGCGCTGTCCGGCCTGGAGACGGCGGTGAAGTCCTTCACGGATGTCGTGGCGGCGGGTGGCGAGGCGCGCATCTCCGCGGTGGGTCGGGCCCGCGAGGGGACGCGCTCCTACCAGTCGGGCTCGGGGGACCCTACCCAGGATCTGCACCTGTATGATCTCCGGGATCTGGTGACGAAGGCGGCCGCCGCGGATACGGCGCTCTCGAGCTCCGCCGCTCAGGTCCAGCAGGCCATCGGGCAGGTGGTGAAGGCCAACTTCGCGGGGACGGCTCGCGCGGGGAGCTTCGGCCTGACGGTCTTCTTCCCGCCAGGGGCCACGTTCGTCTCCCCGGAGTATGGCCAGCTGACCCGGGCCGCCGCGTGGCGCTCGTTCCTCCAGGGCACCTTCACCAACGCGGTGTCTGTTCCGACGTTCGCGGCCCCCAAGGGAATCAAATGGTCAGGCACGACGGAATCGGTGCGCATCAGCAGCACCCTGGCGACTGGGGCGGCCGCCTCCATCGCGCGGGCCACGCTTTTCTACGGCCTGCAGCTCGGCAGCTCCTACTTCCTGCTGGGCGATGAGCCGGCGGAGGTCTCGGCCACCGAGGCCGTGGGCTCCTGGGACCGCTCGCTGCTGGTGGTCTCGCAGGGGACGAACGAGGCCTATGCCTACAGCAACATCGAGTACGGCAGCGATTACGCCTCGCTCAACATCGACTTCGCCTATCGGGCGAGCGCGAGCGCCCCGGTGCAGCTGTGCATCCGCCAGATGGTGTTCCAGGCCACCTCGGCGGGCCTGGTGAAGGTGGTGGACCGCTACTACCTGCGCAACGGCAATGCCTGGGGTGAGCTGTCTCCGCAGCCCGGCTCGACGCTCAATCCCATCGTGCGTCAGCTGTTCGTGGACAGCCAGGGCAACACCACCAGCCAGTACGTGTACTCGGCGCAGACGCCGTTCGTGGCCACGGCCGCGGGAGACGGCTCGATGGTGTTCAACATGAACCTGCAGTTCCGTGCCATTGCCAAAGGCACCCCCGTCGTGGTGGCGCTGGATGTCCGAAACGCGAGCAATGCCGGTGACTTCGTCATCGGCGCCGGGAGCCTGCCATGA